The proteins below come from a single Oncorhynchus keta strain PuntledgeMale-10-30-2019 chromosome 1, Oket_V2, whole genome shotgun sequence genomic window:
- the LOC118395208 gene encoding insulin-like growth factor-binding protein complex acid labile subunit, protein MLVSLSTVIMALISVAATCPASPCECLDNVTVSCPDKRLKKFPNLPDGTEELYMAHNLIEAFPTSGLEQLQYLDLTKNCLNVSLTSNFIWPNMSSLVKLFLRGNYLGSLGPRQLQGLSALTFLDLSENNMEALQPGSLQGLGQLKTLILTLNQINSLQYGALGGAPALTDLHLSSNSIVEFEEGVFENSSKLVKLILSKNNLVSIGNGTFRGAVNLSHLDLSGNRLDSVPVAALKDVSKLHSLYLQKNSITFLPEDAFSEFSHLRILVLNNNHLSIMAKDSLSGLAHLGQLDLSYNNLQSLPSEVFQYLCRLELLDLYHNRLTYLPENLFHNLTMLRELQLDSNNISYIPPGLFHMVSKLRELQLDNNQIADLHNALFSRLRRLRTLYLDNNAISKIHRGLFHKTKRLRELQLNNNHLRSLPKSIFHGLAKLHSLKLFNNRLTALQPEQFSTLGNLRELLLNENLIEDLPTGIFSELRSLKMLDLDNNRLTALTPAGFDGLGTLKELHLSFNQLRDLPYATFYSLDDLRRLLLQNNRLVALHPQVFAPLADLQELDLDNNQIEQLHPDMFQGPHRLQKLHLKSNRLSTLLNGTLEPLQSLKALHLEGNPWDCSCRSPILYISNWIINNTQMLQDEPMCSTLNRPISQPAHLLKPCVSFACFPRHKLPLEMLTVLTAWLLASGFL, encoded by the coding sequence ATGTTGGTGAGTTTAAGTACGGTCATCATGGCACTCATCTCAGTAGCTGCTACCTGCCCTGCCTCACCATGTGAATGTCTGGACAACGTCACAGTCAGCTGCCCGGACAAGAGGCTGAAGAAGTTCCCTAACCTCCCAGATGGTACTGAGGAGCTTTATATGGCCCACAACCTGATCGAGGCATTCCCCACCAGTGGACTGGAGCAGCTGCAGTACCTGGATCTCACCAAGAACTGTCTCAATGTCTCCTTGACTTCCAACTTCATCTGGCCCAACATGAGCAGTCTGGTCAAGCTGTTTCTCAGGGGTAATTACCTGGGTTCATTGGGCCCTCGGCAGCTCCAAGGCCTCTCAGCACTCACCTTCCTGGACCTCAGCGAGAACAACATGGAGGCCCTGCAACCAGGATCCCTACAAGGCCTTGGTCAATTAAAGACGCTCATTCTAACACTGAACCAGATCAACAGCCTGCAGTACGGGGCACTGGGTGGAGCCCCTGCACTCACTGACCTTCACCTGAGCAgcaacagtattgtggagtttGAGGAAGGGGTGTTTGAGAATTCATCCAAATTGGTAAAGCTGATTTTGTCTAAGAACAACTTGGTTAGCATTGGGAATGGCACATTCAGGGGAGCAGTTAACCTGAGTCATCTGGACCTCAGTGGAAACAGGTTAGATTCTGTGCCCGTTGCTGCCCTGAAGGATGTGTCAAAGCTGCACAGCTTGTACCTCCAGAAGAACAGCATTACATTTTTACCAGAAGATGCTTTCTCTGAGTTCAGCCATCTAAGGATTTTGGTTTTGAATAATAACCATCTGAGCATAATGGCTAAGGACTCATTGAGTGGTCTAGCACATCTCGGTCAATTGGATCTGAGCTACAATAACCTCCAATCCCTTCCTTCTGAAGTGTTTCAATATCTATGCAGACTGGAGCTCCTGGATCTCTACCACAACAGGCTGACATACCTTCCAGAGAACCTGTTTCACAACCTAACTATGCTGAGAGAGCTGCAACTTGACAGCAACAATATCTCATACATACCACCAGGGCTCTTTCACATGGTGTCTAAGCTAAGGGAACTCCAGCTGGACAACAATCAAATAGCTGACCTCCACAATGCCTTGTTCTCCAGACTGAGAAGGCTACGGACACTCTACCTGGACAACAACGCAATAAGCAAGATTCACAGAGGCCTATTCCACAAGACCAAGAGACTCAGGGAGCTACAGTTGAACAATAACCACCTCAGGTCTCTCCCTAAGTCCATCTTCCATGGTCTGGCTAAACTCCACTCCCTGAAGCTTTTCAATAACCGTCTCACAGCTCTTCAACCTGAGCAGTTTTCTACCCTTGGAAACCTGAGAGAGCTCCTGCTGAATGAAAACCTGATCGAAGATCTTCCCACAGGCATATTTTCTGAGCTTCGCAGCCTCAAGATGCTGGATTTGGATAACAACCGCCTCACAGCACTGACTCCTGCAGGCTTTGATGGGTTAGGTACACTAAAGGAGCTTCATCTCAGCTTCAATCAGCTCCGTGATCTCCCATATGCAACCTTCTACTCCCTGGATGACCTACGTAGACTCCTTCTCCAGAACAACCGCTTGGTGGCCTTGCACCCTCAAGTCTTCGCACCCCTGGCCGACTTACAGGAGCTTGACTTAGACAACAACCAGATAGAACAGCTACACCCTGACATGTTTCAAGGCCCTCACCGTCTCCAGAAACTTCACCTGAAATCAAACCGCCTCAGTACTCTTTTGAATGGGACACTGGAGCCTTTGCAGAGCCTGAAGGCCCTCCACCTGGAGGGGAACCCCTGGGACTGCTCTTGCAGATCACCCATCCTGTACATCAGTAACTGGATCATCAACAACACCCAGATGTTACAGGACGAACCCATGTGTTCCACACTCAACCGACCCATTTCACAGCCTGCACACCTTTTAAAGCCCTGTGTGAGCTTTGCATGCTTCCCCAGACACAAACTTCCCCTAGAGATGCTGACAGTGCTTACAGCTTGGCTTCTAGCTAGCGGTTTTCTTTGA